A stretch of Malassezia japonica chromosome 6, complete sequence DNA encodes these proteins:
- a CDS encoding uncharacterized protein (EggNog:ENOG503NYKN; COG:A), with the protein MARHSKHNTASGHFTYAEYQMLKDRWGSRKLRLSVENMRGFHACCLCLQSAQRPVCCSEGHLFCKECVLNDLVTQKTQLAEHAKRRAELVQKKADQDAEDAASKERSKIAAFEASASALPSESSKRKREDEGDGSAKQARTDESPANPAFWLPSLTPGVEMDAEALRELAKDDRPSTTMCIAGSDKPHKLTMKGLVPVHFSTRTVDTKPQLYCPSCKKEFALASQVHVLRKCGHVLCASCTKELVETPLAKGEASACPECSTPVPRKQDVIAIAREGTGFAGGGRAEAKTKGIAFQG; encoded by the exons ATGGCGCGCCATTCGAAGCACAATACGGCCTCGGGCCACTTTACCTATGCCGAATACCA AATGCTCAAGGACCGCTGGGGCTCGCGCAAGCTCCGGCTTTCTGTCGAGAATATGCGGGGATTCCATGCATGTTGCCTGTGCCTGCAgagcgcgcagcgcccggTGTGCTGCAGCGAAGGCCACCTCTTTTGCAAG GAATGTGTCCTGAACGACCTCGTTACACAAaagacgcagctcgccgagcacgccaagcggcgcgccgagctcgtccagAAAAAGGCTGACCaggacgccgaggacgcggcgagcaaggagcgcagcaAGATCGCGGCCTTTGAGGCGTCCGCGTCTGCGCTCccgagcgagtcgagcaagcgcaagcgcgaggacgagggcgaTGGCAGCGCCAagcaggcgcgcacggacgAGTCGCCTGCGAACCCCGCATTCTGGCTGCCGAGTCTCAcgcccggcgtcgagatggacgccgaggcgctgcgtgagctcgCGAAAGACGACCGCccgtcgacgacgatgtGCATTGCCGGCTCCGACAAGCCGCACAAGCTCACGATGAAGGGGCTGGTTCCGGTGCACTTTAGCACGCGGACCGTCGATACCAAGCCGCAGCTCTACTGCCCCAGCTGCAAGAAGGAGtttgcgctcgcgtcgcAAGTGCATGTCCTGCGCAAGTGCGGCCATGTCCTCTGTGCGTCGTGCACGAaagagctcgtcgagacgccgctcgcaaAAGGCGAGGCGAGTGCGTGCCCCGAGTGCAGCACGCCCGTCCCCCGCAAGCAGGACGTGATTGCGATCGCGCGCGAAGGCACCGGCTTTGCGGGTggcgggcgcgccgaggccaagaccAAGGGTATTGCGTTCCAGGGCTAA
- the FIS1 gene encoding mitochondrial membrane protein (COG:M; EggNog:ENOG503P1Y3): MTLPYVVDAQTSLSPAELQVLHDQYESEAAAGHITTQTKFNYAWALIKSQNRQQMLQGVALLTDIYRSDPPRRRECLYYLSLGHYKLSNFDEAKRFNGLLLEREPNNLQAQSLNALIEKGIARGTCLC, translated from the coding sequence ATGACGCTGCCGtacgtcgtcgacgcgcagaCGAGCCTTTCGCCGGCCGAGCTCCAGGTCCTGCACGACCAGTACGAGTCGGAGGCAGCTGCAGGACACATCACTACCCAGACCAAGTTCAACTATGCGTGGGCGCTGATCAAGAGCCAGAACCGGCAGCAGATGCTGCAGGGCGTGGCGCTGCTCACCGATATTTACCGCTCCGACcccccccgccgccgcgagtgTTTGTACTACCTCTCGCTGGGGCACTACAAGCTGTCCAACTTTGACGAGGCGAAGCGCTTCAACGgcctcctgctcgagcgcgagccgaaCAATTTGCAGGCACAGAGCCTGAATGCGCTGATCGAAAAGGGGATTGCGCGCGGTACGTGTCTATGCTAA
- the SNX4 gene encoding intercellular trafficking and secretion (COG:U; EggNog:ENOG503NWUV; BUSCO:EOG09261PNZ) — translation MAASAGPLEWHGALQVQIFDPRTETPGAPSESGSQAGRSETFVSYGVRAESSLPHFARGYMVTRKRFQDFAFLHDALAKEFPACIIPPLPEKRRIGYVIGDRFSEAFIQRRAGELQLFLERICRHPTLQRATILQQFLESNEWHIDMHTHSGRPVASEDGVHQAAQHSLVEQMSDTILNAFAKVRKPDPRFLAVKAELEQNEESVSQLRRVLLRNRTHVSDYTDFATSLEQLAILESGMAGTLTEAAKALHAYGDLQTKYTTQCTDVVLGQLQSQLAYAHAHAAPLKLRESKQLDFEGLTDYLAHEVTERDRLVALGGPRGAEAAGNVRGTGLRGYLRSTVDKVWGVDEEQARIERLQRLDGRIEELNEAVQTAHDQALALNTHVAQEHHVYTLGRRREQKQTLAAYVDGNIALYSQGVSIFDKLIASLEKEAV, via the exons atggccgcgagcgcggggCCGCTCGAGTGGCATGGCGCGCTGCAAGTACAGATCTTTGACCCCCGGACCGAGACGCCTggtgcgccgagcgaaAGCGGGAGCCAGGCGGGGCGCTCCGAGACCTTTGTGTCgtacggcgtgcgcgccgagtcgaGTCTCCCGCACTTTGCCCGGGGCTACATGGTGACGCGCAAGCGTTTCCAGGACTTTGCGTtcctgcacgacgcgctcgcgaaAGAGTTTCCCGCGTGCATCATCCCACCCCTGCCCGAGAAGCGGCGCATTGGCTACGTGATCGGCGACCGCTTCTCGGAGGCGTTTATCCAGCGGCGGGCGGGCGAGCTCCAGCTCtttctcgagcgcatctGCCGGCATCCtacgctgcagcgcgcgacgaTCCTGCAGCAGTTTCTCGAGTCGAACGAATGG CACATCGACATGCATACCCACAGCGGCCGCCCGGTCGCGAGCGAAGACGGTGTGcaccaggcggcgcagcacagCCTCGTGGAGCAGATGAGCGACACGATCCTCAACGCCTTTGCCAAGGTGCGCAAGCCGGACCCCCGCTTCCTCGCAGTCAaggcggagctcgagcagaacGAAGAGAGCGTGTcgcagctgcggcgcgtcctcTTACGGAACCGGACGCACGTTTCAG ATTATACTGACTTTGCGACATCGCTCGAACAGCTCGCGATCCTCGAGAGCGGCATGGCGGGCACGCTCACCGAGGCCGCCAAGGCCCTGCACGCGTACGGCGACTTGCAGACCAAGTACACCACGCAGTGCACcgacgtcgtgctcggccagcTCCAGTCGCAGCTCGCTTACGcacacgcgcacgcggcgccgctcaagctgcgcgagagcaAGCAGCTGGACTTTGAGGGGCTCACCGActacctcgcgcacgaggtcacggagcgcgaccgcctcgttgcgctcggcgggccCCGTGGCGCAGAGGCGGCGGGCAACGTGCGTGGGACCGGCCTGCGTGGCTacctgcgctcgaccgtCGACAAGGTGTGGGGcgtggacgaggagcaggcccggatcgagcgtctgcagcgtctcgacggccgcatcgaggagctgaacgaggcggtgcagaCTGCGCACGACCAGGCGCTAGCGCTGAATACCCACGTCGCCCAGGAGCACCATGTCTATACGCtgggccgccggcgcgagcagaagcagacgctcgcggcgtacgTCGACGGCAACATTGCGCTGTACAGCCAGGGCGTGTCCATCTTTGACAAGCTCATTGCGTCGCTTGAAAAAGAGGCTGTATAG